From Pseudobythopirellula maris:
CAGCGTGCTCACCCGGCCTGAAGTGAGCTTCGTGCCGTGCTTGATGAAGTAGTCCTTGCCCGGCGTCATGGCCGACTCGTCCATCCAGACGAGCGTGGCGTCGAAGCGGTCGGAGACGGTCGGCACGTTGTCGGGGCGCACGAGCATGTCGCCGCGGCTGATGTCGATCTCGTCCTCGGTGGTGAGCGTCACGGCGAGCGGGGCGAACGCCTCGTCGAGCTCGCCCTCGTACGTGACGATCGATTTGACGCGGGTCCGCTTCTTCGAGGGGAGCGCGAGGATCTCGTCGCCCTTCTTCACCACGCCCGAGGCGATCGTGCCGCAGAAGCCGCGGAAGTTGAGGTTCGGGCGGTTGACGTACTGCACCGGCAGGCGGAAGTCGATCAGGTTCCGGTCCGAGGCGATGTGCACGTTCTCGAGGTGGTGCATGAGCGTCGAGCCCTCGTACCACGGCGTGTTCGGGCTGCGGTCGATGAGGTTGTCGCCCTCCAGCGCGCTGATGGGGATGAAGTGCTGGTCCGGCATGTCGAGCCGGGTGGCGAACTCGCGGTAGTCGCGTTTGATCTCCTCGTACCGCTCCTCGGACCAATCGACGAGGTCCATCTTATTGACCGCAATCAGCACGTGCTTGATGCCCAGCAGCGAGACGATGAACGAGTGCCGCTTGGTCTGGGTCATCACGCCGTGCCCCGGGCGGGCGTCGACCAAGATGATCGCCAGGTCGCAGGAGCTGGCCCCGGTGGCCATGTTGCGGGTGTACTGCTCGTGGCCGGGGCAGTCGGCGATGATGAACTTGCGCTTCGCCGTGGAGAAGTAGCGGTACGCCACGTCGATCGTGATCCCCTGCTCGCGCTCGGCCTTCAGGCCGTCGGTCATCAGGGCCAGGTCGACCTTGTCGCCCGTCGTGCCGTGCGTGGCCGAGGCCTTCTCGATCGCGGCGAGCTGGTCCTCGTAGATCATCTTCGACTCGTAGAGCAGCTTGCCGATGAGCGTGCTCTTGCCGTCGTCGACGCTGCCGCAAGTCAAGAAGCGCAGGAGCTCCTTGTTCTCGTGCTGCTCGAGGTAGGCGTCGATGTCGGTGGCGATCAGGTCGGATTGATGGCTCATAAGGTATTTACCACAGAGGGCACAGAGAGCACGGAGGAAGAATGGGGCGCGGACGAACGCGGATTGGACGGATCAGCGCGGATCGTCTGACTAATCATCCGCGTCGATCCGCTTGATCCGCGTTCATCCGCGCCCCATTCTTCTATTGTGATTTCTCTGTGTCCTCTGTGTTCTCTGTGGTGATTTCGTCAGGACTCAGAAGTAGCCTTTTTTTCTTCTCTTCCATGCTGCCGACTAGGCCATGGTCGATCACGCGGTCATAACGCTCGTGGCGGTCGCGCGGCTACAGCCGCCACCAAGAGCTTCGTCGCATGGCTGATTTTAGGTACCGGTTGAGTGAGACGTGCTCGCAGTAATTGAACACGCCAGAGACGTCGCCGTATTCATTAAAGACCATTCTTTCAACTCCCTCTGGTGCAATTCCACCAAAGCATCCTCTGGCTTCTATGCTCAGTGAGGTGAGTTCCTGGGTCACGACAGGGTCGAGGAGCGCTTCGGCGGTCGCGATGTAGGCTAAGTTGACAACCGCCTGGCTTGCTTCCTCGTCCTCGTCTAAGTGCTCAAGCAATGAGGCGCAGTACTCTTGGGCGACATCGATCTCCGGGACTTCTCCCTCGGCGAAAAAGAACTGATGCTCCCAGTCGCCAAGGCTGTACTTGATTTCATGCATTTCTTCCCAAGATCTAAAATAGAGGCCGAATCGATCGCCGGGCATCAAGTAGACCGCGATTCCACTGATAGGGCGATCTTTGATTAGGGGGTTGGGGGGAAACGGTATCTTTTCGATCTCGGGCTGCACTCGACGCAACGAAGCCACGATCGCTGCGAGCATCATCTCGCGGTATTTGTGGTATTTGAACTTCATCGCTGGACCGCCACTCAAGCATGCTTCACCGCGTCGCCCGCGATTGCCGACCTAGAAGTAGCCTTCTTTTTTCTTCTCTTCCATCGACCCCGCTTGGTCGTGGTCGATCACGCGGCCTTGGCGTTCGCTCGTGGTGGTGAGCAGCATCTCTTGGATGATCTCGGGCAAGGTGGTCGCCTCGCTCTCCACCGCGCCGGTGAGCGGGTAGCAGCCGAGCGTGCGGAAGCGGACCATCTTCTCTTGGACCACGTCGCCCTCTTCGATCGGCATGCGGTCGTCGTTCACGAAGATCAGCGTGCCGTCCTTCTCGACCACCGGGCGCTTCTTGGCGAAGTACAGCTCGGGGATCGGGATCTGCTCCAGGTGGATGTACTGCCACACGTCGAGCTCGGTCCAGTTCGAGATCGGGAACACGCGGATCGACTCGCCGAGGCTGCGGTTCACGCGGCCGTTGTAGAGGTTCCACAGCTCGGGGCGCTGGTTCTTGGGGTCCCAGGCGTGGCTCTTGTCGCGGAAGCTGTAAACGCGTTCCTTGGCCCGCGACTTCTCCTCGTCGCGGCGGGCGCCGCCGAACGCGGCGTCGAAGCCGTGCTTGTCGAGCGCCTGCTTCAGGGCCACGGTCTTCATGATGCGGGTGTGGACGTCCGAGCCGTGGGTGAACGGACCGACGCCTTCTTTGACGCCCTCTTCGTTGATGTGGACGATCAGGTCCCAGCCCAACTCGTTACGCACGTAGTTGTCGCGGTACTCGATCATCTCCTTGAACTTCCACGTCGTGTCGACGTGCATCAAGGGAAACGGCGGCTTGCCGGGCGCGAACGCCTTCTCGGCGAGCCGCACCATGCAGGCGGAGTCTTTGCCCACGGAGTAGAGCATGACCGGGTTGTCGAACTCGGCCGCCACCTCACGGATGATGTGGATGCTCTCGGCCTCGAGCTGCTTGAGGTGGGTCAGGTTGTAGCTGGTGCTCATGCTCACGCTTGCGGGGGCGTGTTAGGGGGAGATGACGTGCCTGGCCGAACGGCTCCCCTTACGAGGTGAGAGCCGGCCGGCGAGACCCCCCATCATGATTGCCAGGGGCCGGGCCGTAAAGCCGTGGCAGCGAGCGGTTTGCGGCGTGCTGCGGAGAGCGGTCTCAGGCGCCGTCTCCGGCCGAGCGGAGCCAAAACGCCCCTAAAACCATCATCAGCGCTCCGCCGACAGCGATAACGCGGCCCAGATGGTTGCGGGCGAAGCGGGCTCGGCCAAGCCGCTGCTGGGCCTGCTCGAAAAAGCGCTCGGCGGCCGCGAGATCGGCGCCGTGGTCCTCAGTCTTGTAGGGCTCGGATTCGTGTTCTTCGGATCCGGGACCCATTGCCTCGTGATCGTGGGACGACGAGTGAGCCGCGTGTTGGTCCGCCTGGGCGGCGTTATAGGCCTCGGCGTCAGTGGTGGACCAAAAGACCTCATCGGGGATGAATCGCGACCAGCCCAGTCCAACAACCACTGCGAGCAGCCCGAAACCGACGAGCCCTCGACCTATAGCACGCCGCCACCTGATCGTTTCCTGCATTCGAGAGAGGCTCACTCGGGAGGGATTTAACTATCAATGATGGTTCAGAGCGACTCTTCGACCGCCACCCCGTCGTTACCCCAAATCATATAATTCATCTCGAGCGAATCGATGTCTTCACTTAAGAAGACGACATGGCCGTCGGCAAAGGCCGTGTTAACGCCCCCCGTGTGCAGGCTGCGTGAGGCGGCGGACTTGTACCCGGTGCTCGTACGGCACGGCATATCATCAAGCTGAGCCCGCCCGGGATGATCGCAAACTTCGAGCACGTCGGACTTGTTCGCGTTCGGGGTCAACGCCCCCCCGGAGTCAGCGGGGTCGGGCGTGAAATCGTATTCAGTCGGAGGGAACCACTCGGTAGTCGGGTAATACTTGGGGTGGTAGTCGAGCGAGAGTAGCGTCGCCGCATTCCACGGCAAGGCCCATACGCCGCGTTCATCGGTCAAGTCGTCCCGGGTTCTTACCTCCGCGAGGACGAGCGTCTTCGAAAGCCCGTCGGTGATCTTCGCCAGCTTCATGCCGTAAAAAGCCATCGGACCGGAGCGATAGAAGCTCTCTGTATGGAACGGATTGGCGTATGCCGCGTAGTTTGCCTTGCCGAACTGAGCGGATCGGTCCCCGTAACCCTCGGGCGATTCGTAGAAGCGGCCCCAGGCCTGATCCGTGGGACAGAGCAGCGTGGGAGGCTGCGCCCTGAGCGATTCGTCGGGCGACGCGGTGATGTGCCCGCGGAGGTCGAGCCGGTCATGAAGCCCCTGCTCTTCCATGTAGGGCAGCACCTTGCAGACCCAGCTGTGATTACGGCCGCTGTGCATATCGAGGCGCCAGTCAGAATAGCTAAAATAAATCGCCTCCTCTTTTGGAGCAAAAGCGCCTGCGGGCGGGAGTTTGCCCTCGCTCGTCTCGTAATTTAGCACTGCGAGCATCAGTTGCTTCAAGTTGTTCTGGCACTGCAACCGCCGAGCCGATTCGCGCGCCGATTGCACCGCCGGCAGCAGCAGCGAGATGAGCACCGCAATGATCGCGATCACCACCAGCAGCTCAACAAGCGTGAAGCCGCCTGGCGCCGGCCGCTGCGAAGCGGGGTGTCGAGGGATCGATCGTCTCATGAGGCGGCGCCGCATTCTTGACGTAGAGAAAGTGAGGAAAGGTCACCCGGCACGTTTCGCCGTCGGGGGGCATGGTCGCGGGACAAGACAGGATGGCGGCCTAGAAAAGTGACTTAATAGGGCCGGTAACTATTATAGGCCAACTCTCGCCGCGAGCGACTCTTCTGGCGGCATGGGGCGACGTTTTCGGCGCAGCCGGTGTGAACCGCTTTACCCAAGGCCCCCGGCGCCATCGCCACGCTTAAGGCGTCGGACGCCACGGCCACCCGCAGCGAGCTGGGGGCCTTCGCCACCGCTGCCCGCCGATGGTAGGCTGCCTGTCGTTTGATTTATGCCGCCGCGCGACATAAGGTTCGGCCGGCGCGGCCCATTTCATAGCGACGCCGCGCTGCGTTACGACGCGCGCCATCTTCACCCCACGCCCAGAAAGAGTCGTCATGCGGTTCGCCAATCCCTTGTTCGCCCTTCCCGTGGCCGGGACGCTGGCCCTCGCGATTGGGGCTCCCGGAACGGCCCATAGCCAGCAGGAAAACATGCCCTCCCCCGATCAATCCGCCGCGCAATCCCAGCCCGCCGCCGGCGAGCAAGCCGCCAACCCCGAGGCGGTTTTCATGCAGCAGGTGAGCTACTGCATCGGCCTTCAGATTGGCGGCAATCTGAAGAAGGACGGCATCCCAGTCGACCCCCAAGGTTTGCTGCAAGGCATTACCGACTCCCTGCGCGGCGTCGAGCCTCAGCTGACCGAAGAGCAACAGGCCGCCGTGATGGGCCGATTCCAGCAACTTATGCAACTCAAAGCCCAGGAGACCGCCGGACCGATGGCAAGCGACAACCAGACCAAGGGCGAGGCCTTCCTCGCCGAGAACAAGCAGAAGCCCGGCGTCCAGGTGACCGAGAGCGGCCTGCAATACCGGGTCGTCGAGCAGGGCACAGGCCCGTCGCCCTCAGCGACCGACACGGTGCGTTGCCACTACGAGGGAACGCTTATCGGCGGTGAGGTGTTCGACTCGAGCTACAAGCGCGGCCAACCCGCCACCTTCCCGGTCAACCGCGTGATCGCCGGTTGGACCGAGGCGCTGCAGATGATGAAGGTGGGCGGCAAATGGGAGGTCTTCTTGCCGAGCGAAATCGCCTACGGCGAGAGCGGCGCTCCGGGAGCGATCGGCCCGAACGAGACGCTGATCTTCACGATCGAGCTTCTCGGCATCGAATAAGCACAAACCGTCTCGTCGATATCTTTGCGTTCCTCCGTAGGCGGCCTAGACTCCGGCAGGCGAGAGCCTGGCGGATGGCCCGCCGCGGAAGGCGTGGCCCCTGGCCGCTCGTCGACCAGCCTGATTTGCAGCAGTTTCCCCCCTATAAATCTCGAGCCTTCGTTGCAGCGGCCGCATCGGCTTCGCCGCAAGAAATCTGGGCTGGGGGTCGTGGGTAAGCAGAATTCCCATTAATTGCGGAGGCCTGCAGCGCTAATAGGGTAAATTGGGATTATTGCAACATTTGGGCGGAGGTTTATTGACGCGTAGGTAAGGGGAGATAGAATCCACGGCTGTTGCTGTGCCATCCCCCCAGTTTGGGTGTCTGCTGCAAGAATCGCAGCGATCTTTTGGGCGCAGCTAGGTGAACAAACCTGCCGTCGGAGGACCTGACGGCTTAGCTGTACTTGTTCAGAATCTTATGAGGAGTGCTTCGATGCGGCGTATTTTGTTTGCCTTGCTGCCGGCTTTGGCCCTGCTGGCGGCTCCGAGCTTGGCTGAGGCCTGTTCGTCGTGCGGCGGCGATTGTGGATGTGCGGCGACCTCCGACTGCTCCGGCGGTTGCGAAGGCGACGCCGGCTGTGGCGACGCGGGTTGCGGTGGGTGCGCCCAGGCGGCCCCGGCGATGGTCACCAAGACCATCTACGTGCCGACCCAAGTCACCGAGCTTCGCACGGTCAGCTCGACCGAGTACCAGAAGGAAGAGCGCGAGCGGACCTACACGGTCTACACCCGTGTTCCGACGACCGAGACCAAGACCCGCACGTACACGGTCATGGTCCCCGAGACCAAGACCAAGACCGTCGAGTACACGGTCATGAAGCCGGTCACCGAGACCAAGACGGCTGAGTACACCGTTCGGGTCCCGTACACCGAAGAAGTCGTGCAGACCTACACCGCCATGGTGCCGGTCCAAGAAGAGATGACCAAGACCTACACGGTCATGGTCCCCTCTTACGAGGAGAAAGAAGTTGAGTACACCGTGATGACCCCGGTCCAAGAAGAGATGACCAAGACCTACACGGTCATGGTCCCC
This genomic window contains:
- a CDS encoding DUF1559 domain-containing protein; protein product: MRRSIPRHPASQRPAPGGFTLVELLVVIAIIAVLISLLLPAVQSARESARRLQCQNNLKQLMLAVLNYETSEGKLPPAGAFAPKEEAIYFSYSDWRLDMHSGRNHSWVCKVLPYMEEQGLHDRLDLRGHITASPDESLRAQPPTLLCPTDQAWGRFYESPEGYGDRSAQFGKANYAAYANPFHTESFYRSGPMAFYGMKLAKITDGLSKTLVLAEVRTRDDLTDERGVWALPWNAATLLSLDYHPKYYPTTEWFPPTEYDFTPDPADSGGALTPNANKSDVLEVCDHPGRAQLDDMPCRTSTGYKSAASRSLHTGGVNTAFADGHVVFLSEDIDSLEMNYMIWGNDGVAVEESL
- the cysN gene encoding sulfate adenylyltransferase subunit CysN, whose amino-acid sequence is MSHQSDLIATDIDAYLEQHENKELLRFLTCGSVDDGKSTLIGKLLYESKMIYEDQLAAIEKASATHGTTGDKVDLALMTDGLKAEREQGITIDVAYRYFSTAKRKFIIADCPGHEQYTRNMATGASSCDLAIILVDARPGHGVMTQTKRHSFIVSLLGIKHVLIAVNKMDLVDWSEERYEEIKRDYREFATRLDMPDQHFIPISALEGDNLIDRSPNTPWYEGSTLMHHLENVHIASDRNLIDFRLPVQYVNRPNLNFRGFCGTIASGVVKKGDEILALPSKKRTRVKSIVTYEGELDEAFAPLAVTLTTEDEIDISRGDMLVRPDNVPTVSDRFDATLVWMDESAMTPGKDYFIKHGTKLTSGRVSTLRYKIDVNTLHRSPTPTLALNEIGRAELRLNSPIALDDYKRNKGTGAFIVIDQVTNVTVGAGMILDRKSSEDEEDLWEKEAAEGLEARKSSVTPEERAARYGQQPVTVLLTGLPAAGKTPIAGAVERLLFDQGRAVAVIDGQNMRRGLSRDLKFTADDRSENLRRAAEVAKTLNNAGLIVVGAFVAPHEEVRQKAAETVGRDRFLVVHLDAPDAWRRANDEQGVYAKADAGELPDFPGVSAPYEEPAAADLVLKTAETSVEDCAAAIVGLLEERGVI
- the cysD gene encoding sulfate adenylyltransferase subunit CysD; this encodes MSTSYNLTHLKQLEAESIHIIREVAAEFDNPVMLYSVGKDSACMVRLAEKAFAPGKPPFPLMHVDTTWKFKEMIEYRDNYVRNELGWDLIVHINEEGVKEGVGPFTHGSDVHTRIMKTVALKQALDKHGFDAAFGGARRDEEKSRAKERVYSFRDKSHAWDPKNQRPELWNLYNGRVNRSLGESIRVFPISNWTELDVWQYIHLEQIPIPELYFAKKRPVVEKDGTLIFVNDDRMPIEEGDVVQEKMVRFRTLGCYPLTGAVESEATTLPEIIQEMLLTTTSERQGRVIDHDQAGSMEEKKKEGYF
- a CDS encoding FKBP-type peptidyl-prolyl cis-trans isomerase; translation: MPSPDQSAAQSQPAAGEQAANPEAVFMQQVSYCIGLQIGGNLKKDGIPVDPQGLLQGITDSLRGVEPQLTEEQQAAVMGRFQQLMQLKAQETAGPMASDNQTKGEAFLAENKQKPGVQVTESGLQYRVVEQGTGPSPSATDTVRCHYEGTLIGGEVFDSSYKRGQPATFPVNRVIAGWTEALQMMKVGGKWEVFLPSEIAYGESGAPGAIGPNETLIFTIELLGIE